The following proteins are co-located in the Phyllostomus discolor isolate MPI-MPIP mPhyDis1 chromosome 1, mPhyDis1.pri.v3, whole genome shotgun sequence genome:
- the NFKBIA gene encoding NF-kappa-B inhibitor alpha, giving the protein MFHPAEHAQDWAMEGPRDALKKERLLDDRHDSGLDSMKDEDYEQMVKELREIRLQPLVAPLSPEPWKQQLTEDGDSFLHLAIIHEEKALTMEVVRQVKGDLAFLNFQNNLQQTPLHLAVITNQPEIAEALLGAGCDPELRDFRGNTPLHLACEQGCLASVGVLTQSCGTQHLHSILQATNYNGHTCLHLASIHGYLGIVELLVSLGADVNAQEPCNGRTALHLAVDLQNPDLVSLLLKCGADVNRVTYQGYSPYQLTWGRPSTRIQQQLGQLTLENLQMLPESEDEESYDTESEFTEDELPYDDCVIGGQRLTL; this is encoded by the exons ATGTTTCACCCTGCGGAGCACGCCCAGGACTGGGCCATGGAGGGCCCCCGGGACGCGCTCAAGAAGGAGCGGTTGCTGGATGACCGCCACGACAGCGGCCTGGACTCCATGAAGGACGAGGACTACGAGCAGATGGTGAAGGAGCTGCGGGAGATCCGCCTCCAGCCTCTGGTGGCACCGCTTAGCCCAGAGCCCTGGAAGCAGCAGCTCACCGAGGACGGAGACTC gTTCTTGCACTTGGCTATCATCCATGAAGAGAAGGCACTGACAATGGAAGTGGTCCGCCAAGTGAAGGGAGACCTGGCCTTTCTTAACTTCCAGAACAACCTGCAGCAG ACTCCACTCCACTTGGCTGTGATCACCAACCAGCCAGAAATTGCTGAGGCACTTCTGGGAGCTGGCTGTGATCCTGAGCTCCGTGACTTTCGAGGAAATACCCCCCTACACCTTGCCTGTGAGCAGGGCTGCCTGGCCAGTGTGGGAGTCCTGACTCAGAGCTGTGGGACCCAGCACCTCCACTCCATCCTGCAGGCCACCAACTACAATG GCCACACGTGTCTGCACTTAGCCTCTATCCATGGCTACTTGGGCATCGTGGAGCTTCTGGTGTCCCTGGGTGCTGATGTCAATGCTCAG GAGCCCTGTAATGGTCGAACTGCCCTTCATCTTGCGGTGGACCTGCAGAATCCCGACCTGGTGTCTCTCCTGCTGAAGTGTGGGGCTGACGTCAACAGAGTCACCTACCAGGGCTACTCCCCATACCAGCTTACCTGGGGCCGCCCAAGCACCCGAATACAGCAGCAGCTGGGCCAGCTGACCCTAGAAAACCTTCAGATGCTGCCAGAGAGTGAGGATGAGGAGAGCTATGATACAGAGTCTGAATTCACAGAGGATGAG cTGCCCTATGACGACTGCGTTATTGGAGGCCAGCGCCTGACGTTATGA